The Girardinichthys multiradiatus isolate DD_20200921_A chromosome Y, DD_fGirMul_XY1, whole genome shotgun sequence genome has a window encoding:
- the LOC124864779 gene encoding dexamethasone-induced Ras-related protein 1-like, producing the protein MIKKMSSSENDFDIPAKNCHRMVILGSTKVGKTAIISRFLNERFDDQYTPTIEDFHRKFYSIRGDVYQLDILDTSGNHPFPAMRRLSILTGDVFILVFSLDNRDSFQEVQRLKRQIHETKSCLRNKTKEKVDVPLVICGNKCDRDFYREVQDEEIEKLVGEEHCAYFEISAKKNTNVDQMFQTLFTMAKLPNEMSPDRHCKVSVQYYDVLHRKSFRNRRCKDGNAYGIVAPCARRPSVHSDLMYIKEKAIGGSQAKEKGCVIC; encoded by the exons ATGATTAAGAAAATGTCCTCATCCGAGAATGACTTCGACATTCCGGCCAAGAACTGCCACAGGATGGTGATTCTTGGCTCCACCAAAGTTGGGAAGACGGCCATCATCTCTCGGTTCCTCAACGAGAGGTTTGATGACCAGTACACACCCACTATTGAAGACTTTCATAGAAAGTTCTACAGCATCAGAGGAGATGTTTACCAGCTGGACATCCTTGATACATCTGGAAACCACCCGTTCCCTGCAATGAGGAGACTTTCAATCCTCACTG GTGATGTTTTCATCCTGGTGTTCAGTCTGGACAACAGAGACTCCTTCCAAGAAGTGCAGCGGCTGAAACGCCAAATCCATGAAACCAAGTCCTGCCTACGCAACAAAACTAAGGAGAAAGTGGACGTTCCGCTCGTCATCTGCGGCAACAAGTGCGACCGGGACTTTTACAGGGAGGTGCAGGACGAAGAGATAGAGAAGCTGGTCGGAGAAGAGCACTGTGCGTACTTTGAGATCTCTGCAAAAAAGAACACCAATGTCGATCAGATGTTTCAGACTCTCTTTACCATGGCCAAGCTGCCCAACGAGATGAGTCCCGACCGACACTGCAAGGTTTCCGTGCAGTACTACGACGTTTTGCACAGAAAGTCCTTCAGGAACAGGAGGTGCAAGGATGGGAACGCGTACGGGATAGTGGCACCATGTGCGCGCAGGCCGAGTGTGCACAGTGACTTAATGTACATCAAAGAGAAAGCGATAGGTGGCAGTCAGGCCAAAGAAAAAGGCTGCGTTATTTGCTGA
- the LOC124864677 gene encoding mediator of RNA polymerase II transcription subunit 9-like, producing MAVSQPKLEKDSEDSSLLPLVHDIIKCMDKDKDGQDVHQELTKLKTKIQKAREQISNMPGIDSSPQEQQQQLATLREQVRTKNQLLQKYKSLCMFDVPKAS from the exons ATGGCGGTGTCTCAACCGAAGCTTGAGAAAGACAGCGAAGACTCCTCTCTTTTGCCTTTAGTTCATGATATAATAAAATG CATGGATAAGGACAAGGACGGCCAGGATGTTCATCAAGAGCTGacgaaactgaaaacaaagatccAGAAAGCTCGGGAGCAAATCTCCAACATGCCTGGGATAGACAGCAGTccacaggagcagcagcagcaactcgCCACTCTGAGAGAACAGGTgcgcaccaagaaccaactgcTGCAGAAATACAAAAGCTTGTGCATGTTTGATGTACCCAAAGCATCATGA